GTTTCCTTCATCATTCTCTATCTCAGCAATGTTGTTCAGTGCTCTTCTAATTCCCATGTTTGTATGGAAGAAAGTAGTATTGGCTCCACCTTATTTCACCCATTTAATTCTATATTTGTTCCTCATCATTTCATTATATTGTTGAGCCACTAACTCATGCTTCCCTCTTGCAGTTATTAGTTTATCAAGCAACTCAATATTCTCAGGTGTTGCATCAGAATCTAAGGCTGCAACCAAAACTTCATCTTATGTAGATTTTAGCTTTATTTTGAGGTCACCAAAAACTTCCCAATTCCATTTTTTAAAATATTCTTCAATCTTTTAATTTTGCTGATAAATTGAAATGCAGGATTTCCATCACATACTTCTTCCCATGAGTCTTTTATCACTTTTAAGAATCCTGGGTGAGTTGTCCATGCTGATTGATATTTGGAAGGAGTGTTTATTGGTTTTGGAATAAAATTAACTCCTCCCATAAAAGCACCATGATCAGAAGTCCCCCTAACTCCCACTTTATAGCACCATCCTTCATATTTGTCTAGCCACTTAATATTGAAGAAAGCTTTATCCAGATCACATAATATCCTTCTTCTTCCAACTCTGTTATTGCACCAAGAAAACTTGATTCCAGTTCTTTTAGCTTGAATTAGATTACAGGATTCTAAACAGTCTCTGAATTCTTGCATTGATATTCTAAGAGGATTTCTTCCTCCCTTCTTTTCATCATTAGATAATACAACATTGAAATCACCTATCACTAGCCAAGTCACTAGCCAAGGTGATACTCAAGAGTTGATTTGAACTAACTCATCCCATAAAGATCTTCTATCAATAGTGAGACATTCTGCATGTATTCCAGTAACCATTACATCTCCAACTTGTACTGTGATAGCTTGTCTTGTTGATGAAATCACATGAGGAGTAGATAAAGATGCATGCCACATTAACAAAATATTTCCCTTCCTTCCTTGATTGGAATTATGTATTAATTTTTGACATATTCCTGGGAGTTTCaagtttttaataataatactagAAGCCTTTACTTTAGGCTCAGAGATCCGAAGAAAAGATGGACTGAAATTAGATACTAAATTTCTGAGTTTATCCTGGGCTGAGTTCTCCTCACACCCCTGATATTCCAGTATAGAACTCTCATTGGGATTGGGAAGGTTGAGAAGTGTTGAGACTTCCCACGCTAGTTTTAACTAAATTACTAgcatgttttcttgtagtgacaTTGGGAATACCTTTAGTGATATTCCCTTTGACAGGTTTGCTGATAACCAATATCATTCTGAGCAGAATTCTTAAAAGTGAAATCCACCACTTTCTCTTGAATTTTATTTTGATTATCATTAGGAATGACAATTTCACCTTCTTCTATTTCATGAGACTGTGAAGTTCCTTCATTAGCTGGAGTGttacaaatatcaaaaccaaTCACAGAATGTTGTTGAATTTTTTTAGGAGTGTATCCCCATTTTTGTTGCTTAGGAGCAACTTCTTGTGTTTTCCCTTTTCTATAAGTTCTACATTCTGCTACATTATGTCCAATAGTTTTGCAGTGAATGCAGAATTTGGGAATTTTAGAAGCTCTCACCTCCTGCTCAAACTTGCCATATTTAGATTCCACCCATACCTTGTTTGGAACTACATTTGTTAAATCTACTTCAACTAGGATGCTTGCATAATACCCAATTTCTTTCTGCAGTGTTATTTCATCTATTCTGATTGGTCTGCCAATAGCATTTCCCATTGCCATTAAAATAGCTTCTTTCCAATATTCAATGCTTAGATCTGGAAATGTTATCCATACAAAAGCATTAGAAGATTTTTGAAGTTCTGGTTTGAAATCTCTTTCCCAAAATCTCAATCTTAAAGCTTGGGATTTAATATCCCAGTAACCCTCACATATATATTTCATATCATCACCATTATCaagtttaaaaataaataatcctTTACCAATAGGTATGAACTGACAGTTACCTTTGAGAGTCCGTTGTTTTCTCAGATTTTCTTCAGCAACCGATAATTTGAGATTTACTAAATTCAAACGACCAATTAAACTAAATATCCATTCATTTAGACTTGCATCAATTACTTCATCAGGAATAAAAACTGAAGTGCTAAAATTAATTGAATCCGAAGAATTTTCCGATATGAGATTTCGGTTCATCTCATTATCAGAATTTGATTTTCCAGACATATTTCTCAGATTTTAGATATAAGAAATCATCATTACTAAAAATATAAATCTCCTGAAGAGAAATTTTATGTAAGAACTGATTTGAATTTTCACCTGAGATGATGAATTCGATGAACTACtcatgaaaaacgagaagaaaaaTTTCTCCGATTTGATCGCCGGTTTGCATAGCTTGACTCGGCCGATCCCTAATTAATTGATCACTTTGAATACTGTACTGTCGcctttgaattttggtagaaactcacttttgcgaatgaaaccttcaattcaagtcaaaactagagaaatgatggattgttacaaagcttacaatcaatAGAAgagtatcttataaaatgatccaaaaaatatttttcctcatttttgcggatacaaagaGTGTACCGTCGcctttgaattttggtagaaactcacttttgcgaatgaaaccttcaattcaagtcaaaactatagaaatgatggcttgttacaaagcttacaatcaatggaaggctatcttataaaatgatccaaaaaatattttgccttatTATTGCGGATAGAAAGCGTGTACCGTCTCCTTTGAATTTTGGTAGAGACTCTGTTTtgcgaatgagaccttcaattcaagtcagaactagagaaatgatggcttgtaCAAAACTTACAGTCAATGAAATAGTATCTTATTAaataatccaaaaaatattttgcctcatttttgcagATACAAAGCATGTACCGTCGCATTTGAATTTTGGTAGAATCTAACTTTTGTGAATGAGACCTTCAATTTAAGtcaaaactagagaaatgatggcttgttacaaagcttacaatcaatggGAGAGTatgttataaaatgatccaaaaaatattttgcctcatttttgcggatacatAGCGTGTGCCGTCGcctttgaattttggtagaaactctgaaaagacgagggtacccaaatatacctcgaaCTAAAACTTTTCCTCCTATAATaaatttctctgaaagtgattgtctatggactgaatcgagacaatacaactaatcggttcacacttcatgtgatcgtctatggatacgaggtcgagacaatacaacaacgaagtatgtttacttgataaaaggttcgtacttaaccaaacacaatatgattacttatcaagtaaataggaattaacgtttgtgtaatttaccttaaattataataacaacaattataattacggaaaataaaagtaaatgacacaacaagtctttgttaacgaggaaaccgcaaatgcagaaaaccccgggaccttgtccggaattgaatactctcaggattaagcttccatacaaaatcaaaccaacttcgtataatttagaccaagcaactaaacctatagttcacctagttctgtctgtattctcacgccttcgacctgtaataagtcacgtacttggaacaattcccttggttcgtattccaaacagtaaaggaacaacaaatctgtttgatatcaactcttttcaaccaagtgatgtgagttccacaaaaggctcttatgtttatctcaataaactcctttgtcgggttcttatatctatcttattatcaattaccaaagtaattgttaagattttgcaatcaatacttttaatcacaaagaattgtattgatgtcgatctacacaactaatcaatctaatctaccacaaggataaaccgattatagttggatcctcttttaccgaaacaagtattgtgcacgctaaagattatgaacccaaatcagaaatcttcaaaatcttctttgtcttcaaatcttcttagatcttcaataaacacctgcacacaatcaacttgaatctcttgtgatcaatcacgcacagaacggagtctgttaacaatggattatcacaagacgtctttagatctacaaacagtctaaagatccccatcgaaacttggatctagtttgagtgaatcttatatcagaagagaatattctcaagaataaacaaactaggtgcaatcaaagttcaaccaccgtcagtcaatcaaatcaatcgaaaacaaaagataaactgcaattatctagtttcccaccaacggtactaatagagattctcaatctcaaagaagtttttaaattgtgcggccgtaagagatttctcctaattaggttactctcctctccgaataggcggcttcaccagtagcagcacaactgagatagttttgctgtctctgaggattagtttgctcgaaatgcaaactttgatattcatagaccaaggaagtttggacaccaaggaatttccaaaaccgaaaatattctcaagatatgcaatatattccaaattcggtttccataattctgggaaatgctttgtccaaataatgaccgaaaatctcttagaaatctccaactagtaaatggacattactaattttcattttccaaaaataaattaaaaaccttaaataaaagattctcaatttattttatccgatccaggattttcttcctttagctattaaggaataactttgaacaattaaagataagcgttgctgcatatattcaaagtatgtcaacatctttactttgtaagtcctctttcatacttacaatcttgaaaccgattttccacacttccaaacaagtttagaattggttcatctgaccttcaagaactacgtgattgatcaagaacactgaatcactaaacatgggtttcacgattctaccaaaacaagttttggttctacctccatgtgagtactttgcatagtcacgctagttaccaaaatttggttgactaggtactaggatcggttccccacatatatatggtatctaacttgtacttgctgcacatgtccataggatcggttcccctttgcctaaaaacgtgttgcacatgtccataggatcggttcccctttctgctaaaaacttgttgcacctcatacaaggatcgattcccctttgtgataggttgcacctcttactaggatcggttcgccTTTACCCAGAGTccgtcataccaataacactaaatcgaccgtaccatctcaggtgattagttaaaatcggtttcactaataaaagtcataccaatacaaaattcaggcctttgtgaatggttttaccaagaacataaacaagtcatgagcggttatactaatcacacatattggtagttcaaaagatatgcaatgaataacaataccaataatgcctggcgatttctctttggattcaaaaaacaagttcatgagtttacttccttaaaacaaatgtaaaacattgtttcctaggatgaaatcttcaccttatacccatacataatcacaacagcattcaaacgattatgtcgatgtcttatctacaaagtttaatggttaatcaataaacctcgtattacaCTCCTTAATACTattctaactagagtataatcattcatgcttcgcagttttgttttcaatatgcacgaattgaaagatatggtaggtagggaatgaaacagttcaagtcaaatatcactaacgtcaagtggaaggatgatgttgtcgttgtagctccttacttcttcacttcttcaagtgttcacaatacttgtaatgtctcatatcctaatactttcaatctaacctataagaagttgactctagtacataatcgaaTGACTattaaaatgagttttggctcactaaaatatgacaaccaaacttgacataccaacgcttggtgggttcaaccgagctatgctctaacaaactcttttttttttgcgaatgagaccttcaattcaagttagAACTAtagaaatgatggcttgttacaaagcttacagtcAATGGAACAGTATCTTATAAactgatccaaaaaatattttgcctcatttttgtggATGCAAATCGTGTAACGCCGCCTttatattttgagaaaaactcaaaTTTGATTATTAGACCAttaaatcaattcaaaattaGAGAAATtatggcttgttacaaagcttacagtcAATCAAACAATATCTTATCCAAAAAATATAGTACCTCATTTTTTCGGATATAAAGCGTGTACCATCGCatttgaattttggtagaaactaccttttgcgaatgagaccttcaattcaagtcaaaactagagaaatgattgcttgttacaaagcttacaatcaatggaagaatatcttataaaatgatccaaaaaatattttgcctcatttttgcagATACAAAGAGTGTACTGTCACCTTTGAGTTCTGGTCTAAACTCATTTTTGCGAATgaaaccttcaattcaagtcaaaactagagaaatgatggcttgttacaaagcgTGTACCGTCACCTTTGGTAGAGACTCTCTTTTacgaatgagaccttcaattcaagtcagaactagataaatgatggcttgttacaaaaTTTACAGTCAATTGAAtagtatcttataaaatgatccaaaaaatattttgcatcatttttgcggatacaaagcgtgtaccgTCAGATTTGTATTTtggtagaaactcacttttgctaatgagaccttcaattcaagtcaaaacTATAGAAATGAttgcttgttacaaagcttacaatcaatggaagaatatcttataaaatgatccaaaaaatattttgcctcatttttgcaaATGCAAATCGTGTAACGCCGCCTTTgtattttgagaaaaactcaaatttgataatgagaacttcaattcaagtcaaaactagataaatgatggcttgttagaaagcttacagtCAAACGAAccatatcttataaaatgatccaaaaaatattttaccTCATTTTTACggatacaaagcgtgtaccgtcgcatttgaattttggtagaaactaacttttgcgaatgagacattcaattcaagtcaaaactagagaaatgatTGCTTGTTACAAAGTTTACAATCAATGGaataatatcttataaaatgatccaaaaaatattttgcctcatttttgcgtaTACAAAGAGTGTACTGTCGcctttgaattttggtagaaattCACTTTTGCGAAtgggaccttcaattcaagtcaaaactagagaaatgatggcttgttacaaagcttacaattAATGGAAGAGTATcgtataaaatgatccaaaaaatattttgcctcattattgcggatacaaagcgtgtaccgTCGCCTTTGGATTTTGGTAGAGACTATTTTTtgcgaatgagaccttcaattcaaatcagaactagagaaatgatggcttgttacaaagcttacagtcaatggaacaatatcttataaaatgatcaaaaaaatattttgcctcatttttgtggATACAAACCGTGTAACGCCGCCTTTgtattttgagaaaaactcaattttgataatgagactatcaatttagttcaaaaataaagaaatgatggctt
This DNA window, taken from Papaver somniferum cultivar HN1 unplaced genomic scaffold, ASM357369v1 unplaced-scaffold_133, whole genome shotgun sequence, encodes the following:
- the LOC113333631 gene encoding uncharacterized protein LOC113333631 encodes the protein MSGKSNSDNEMNRNLISENSSDSINFSTSVFIPDEVIDASLNEWIFSLIGRLNLVNLKLSVAEENLRKQRTLKGNCQFIPIGKGLFIFKLDNGDDMKYICEGYWDIKSQALRLRFWERDFKPELQKSSNAFVWITFPDLSIEYWKEAILMAMGNAIGRPIRIDEITLQKEIGYYASILVEVDLTNVVPNKVWVESKYGKFEQEVRASKIPKFCIHCKTIGHNVAECRTYRKGKTQEVAPKQQKWGYTPKKIQQHSVIGFDICNTPANEGTSQSHEIEEGEIVIPNDNQNKIQEKVVDFTFKNSAQNDIGYQQTCQREYH